The following proteins are co-located in the Paenibacillus sp. JNUCC32 genome:
- the atpA gene encoding F0F1 ATP synthase subunit alpha translates to MSIRPEEISTLIKSQIEEYKSDITVSEVGTVIQVSDGIARVYGLENAMSGELLEFQNGVFGLALNLEESNVGVVILGPYSEIKEGDQVKRTGRIMEVPVGEALLGRVVNPLGQPLDGKGPIEATAFRPVESSAPGVIDRKSVHEPMQTGIKAIDAMVPIGRGQRELIIGDRQTGKTTVAIDTILNQKGSGVKCIYVAIGQKQSTVAQVVETLRRHGALEYTIVVTASASEPAPLQYIAPYAGCAMGEYFMYKGEHALIIYDDLSKQAAAYRELSLLLRRPPGREAYPGDVFYLHSRLLERAAKLNDELGGGSLTALPFIETQASDVSAYIPTNVISITDGQIFLESELFYSGQRPAINVGISVSRVGGSAQIKAMKKVAGGMKLDLAQYRELQAFSQFGSDLDKSTLARLNRGARLMEILKQGVNQPLSVEQQVVSLYAAVKGYIDDIEVADVRRFESEFLAFIGSNKPEILQSITDTKDLTSDNENALKAAIDQFKKGFAASV, encoded by the coding sequence TTGAGTATCAGACCTGAAGAAATCAGTACTTTAATCAAAAGTCAAATTGAAGAATATAAATCCGATATCACTGTCTCTGAAGTAGGTACGGTAATTCAAGTAAGTGACGGTATTGCTCGCGTGTACGGCCTGGAGAACGCGATGTCCGGGGAACTTTTGGAGTTCCAAAACGGCGTGTTCGGTCTGGCGCTGAACCTTGAGGAGAGCAATGTCGGTGTCGTTATCCTGGGACCTTACTCCGAAATCAAGGAAGGCGATCAGGTAAAGCGTACAGGACGTATCATGGAGGTTCCTGTAGGCGAAGCTCTGCTTGGACGCGTCGTGAATCCGCTGGGTCAGCCGCTTGACGGCAAAGGCCCGATCGAAGCGACTGCATTCCGTCCGGTTGAGAGCAGTGCACCAGGCGTTATCGACCGTAAATCCGTTCATGAGCCGATGCAAACCGGTATTAAAGCGATCGACGCGATGGTACCTATCGGCCGCGGCCAGCGCGAGCTGATCATCGGTGACCGCCAAACAGGTAAAACCACCGTTGCCATCGATACGATCCTGAACCAAAAGGGCAGCGGCGTTAAATGTATTTATGTAGCCATCGGGCAAAAGCAGTCCACTGTAGCACAGGTTGTTGAAACTCTTCGCCGTCATGGCGCGCTGGAGTACACGATCGTTGTTACGGCTTCGGCTTCCGAGCCGGCTCCGCTGCAGTACATCGCTCCATACGCAGGCTGCGCAATGGGCGAGTACTTCATGTACAAAGGCGAGCATGCGCTCATCATCTATGATGACTTGTCGAAGCAAGCGGCAGCATACCGTGAATTGTCCTTGCTCCTCCGTCGTCCTCCGGGTCGGGAAGCTTATCCGGGTGACGTTTTCTACCTGCATTCCCGTTTGCTGGAGCGTGCAGCGAAGCTCAACGATGAGCTTGGTGGTGGTTCATTAACCGCACTGCCATTTATTGAAACACAGGCTTCTGACGTATCTGCTTACATTCCAACCAACGTAATTTCGATTACGGATGGACAGATCTTCCTGGAGTCCGAGCTGTTCTACTCCGGACAACGCCCAGCGATTAACGTCGGTATTTCGGTATCCCGTGTCGGTGGTTCCGCGCAGATCAAGGCGATGAAAAAGGTTGCGGGCGGCATGAAGCTGGATCTTGCGCAATACCGTGAGCTCCAGGCGTTCTCCCAGTTCGGATCCGATCTGGACAAATCAACCTTGGCTCGTTTGAACCGTGGTGCAAGATTGATGGAAATCCTGAAACAGGGCGTGAACCAGCCGTTGTCCGTTGAACAACAGGTGGTTAGCTTGTACGCAGCCGTTAAAGGATATATCGATGATATCGAGGTTGCTGACGTGCGTCGTTTCGAGAGCGAATTCCTCGCGTTTATTGGAAGCAATAAACCGGAAATTCTTCAATCCATTACGGATACGAAGGATTTGACGTCCGACAACGAAAACGCGTTGAAAGCGGCAATCGATCAATTTAAGAAGGGCTTTGCCGCTTCGGTCTAA
- the atpG gene encoding ATP synthase F1 subunit gamma, protein MARGLRDIKRQIKSVQNTRQITKAMEMVAAAKLRRAQEKATSALPYSEKLKEVVGSIAAGTKGISHPMLEKREVKKTGYLVITSDRGLAGASNSNILRKVSNFIAERHQSKDEYCLFVIGRKGRDYFRRRGLPVVEELTDLSDSPTYADIKTIANAAVHQYELGQIDELYLCYNQFVNALTQLQEISKLLPMENIGGGENLTGYEYEPSPEGVLEVLLPKYAETLIFSAMLNAKASELGAKMTAMGAATKNASKLINELNLTYNRARQAAITQEISEIVGGANAQQ, encoded by the coding sequence ATGGCAAGAGGATTACGTGATATTAAGCGGCAGATCAAGAGTGTTCAGAACACAAGGCAGATCACCAAGGCGATGGAAATGGTTGCTGCTGCCAAGCTGAGAAGAGCTCAAGAGAAGGCGACCTCCGCGCTTCCATACTCCGAGAAGCTGAAAGAAGTGGTAGGCAGCATCGCTGCTGGAACCAAGGGAATCAGCCATCCGATGCTGGAGAAGCGCGAAGTGAAGAAAACCGGTTATCTGGTGATCACTTCAGACCGTGGTCTTGCGGGTGCTTCGAACTCCAATATTTTGCGTAAAGTATCGAATTTTATCGCAGAACGCCATCAGTCCAAGGATGAGTATTGCCTGTTTGTGATCGGACGTAAAGGACGGGATTATTTCCGCCGTCGTGGACTTCCGGTTGTTGAGGAGCTCACCGATTTATCCGACAGTCCGACCTATGCGGATATTAAGACCATCGCTAACGCGGCGGTTCACCAATACGAGCTGGGTCAGATCGATGAGTTATACCTGTGTTATAACCAATTCGTGAATGCCTTGACTCAGCTTCAGGAAATCTCAAAGCTTCTGCCGATGGAGAACATTGGCGGCGGGGAGAACCTGACTGGTTATGAGTATGAGCCGTCTCCGGAAGGCGTGCTGGAGGTTCTGCTTCCGAAATACGCGGAAACGCTGATTTTCAGCGCAATGCTCAATGCGAAGGCAAGTGAGCTTGGAGCGAAGATGACCGCGATGGGAGCAGCAACGAAGAATGCGAGCAAGTTGATCAACGAGTTGAACCTGACTTACAACCGTGCTCGTCAGGCTGCCATCACGCAGGAAATTTCCGAGATTGTGGGCGGAGCCAACGCTCAGCAATAA
- the atpD gene encoding F0F1 ATP synthase subunit beta yields MKKGRVVSITGAVVDIEFERGHLPEIFNAVKIEATLEGGRSVDLTLEVSNHLGDNLVRCIAMSSTDGLVRGIEAVDLGRPITVPVGSATLGRVFNVLGEPIDNAGAVVSEVNNPIHREAPAYDELSTQAEMLETGIKVIDLLAPYQKGGKIGLFGGAGVGKTVAIQELINNIAQEHGGISVFAGVGERTREGNDLYHEMSDSGVINKTAMVFGQMNEPPGARLRVALTGLTMAEYFRDQEGKDVLLFIDNIFRFTQAGSEVSALLGRMPSAVGYQPTLASEMGRLQERITSTKKGSVTSIQAIYVPADDYTDPAPATTFAHLDATTNLERKISEMGIYPAVDPLASSSRILAPEIVGEEHYNVAQGVKKILARYNELQDIIAILGMDELSEEDKAIVGRARRVQRFLSQAFHVAEQFNGIPGKYVPVKETVRSFKEILEGKHDHLPEAAFLFVGTIEEAVEKAKTL; encoded by the coding sequence ATGAAAAAAGGACGCGTTGTCAGCATTACAGGTGCTGTAGTTGACATTGAATTTGAGCGCGGTCATCTTCCCGAGATTTTTAATGCTGTCAAGATTGAAGCTACGTTGGAAGGCGGCCGCTCGGTTGATTTGACTTTGGAAGTATCCAATCATTTGGGTGATAACCTGGTTCGTTGTATCGCGATGTCATCCACGGACGGTCTCGTTCGCGGTATCGAAGCTGTGGATTTGGGCAGACCGATCACGGTTCCTGTAGGTTCCGCTACACTCGGACGCGTATTTAACGTATTGGGTGAGCCGATCGATAATGCAGGTGCCGTAGTGTCCGAAGTTAATAACCCGATCCACCGTGAAGCTCCTGCATACGATGAACTCTCCACGCAAGCAGAAATGCTTGAAACGGGGATTAAAGTTATCGACTTGCTAGCTCCATACCAAAAAGGCGGTAAAATCGGTCTCTTTGGCGGTGCCGGCGTAGGTAAAACCGTTGCGATCCAGGAATTGATCAACAACATTGCTCAAGAACACGGCGGTATTTCCGTATTCGCCGGCGTAGGTGAGCGTACTCGTGAAGGTAATGACCTTTACCACGAGATGAGCGATTCCGGCGTTATCAACAAAACCGCGATGGTATTCGGTCAGATGAACGAGCCTCCGGGTGCCCGTCTTCGCGTAGCGTTGACCGGCTTGACGATGGCGGAATATTTCCGTGACCAAGAAGGTAAAGACGTGCTTCTCTTTATCGACAACATCTTCCGCTTTACTCAAGCGGGTTCCGAAGTATCCGCCCTCCTGGGACGTATGCCTTCCGCGGTAGGTTACCAGCCAACGCTGGCATCCGAAATGGGACGCTTGCAAGAGCGGATCACCTCCACGAAAAAAGGTTCTGTAACATCCATCCAGGCGATCTATGTACCGGCGGATGACTATACGGATCCGGCTCCTGCTACGACGTTTGCTCACTTGGATGCAACGACGAACCTGGAGCGTAAAATTTCCGAGATGGGTATCTATCCTGCGGTAGATCCGCTGGCATCCAGCTCACGTATCTTGGCTCCGGAAATCGTTGGTGAAGAGCATTACAATGTAGCTCAAGGCGTTAAGAAAATTTTGGCTCGCTACAACGAGCTTCAAGATATCATTGCAATCCTCGGTATGGATGAGCTGAGCGAGGAAGATAAAGCGATCGTTGGACGTGCTCGTCGTGTTCAGCGTTTCCTTTCCCAGGCTTTCCACGTTGCCGAGCAGTTTAACGGCATTCCTGGTAAATATGTGCCGGTTAAAGAAACCGTACGCAGCTTTAAAGAGATCCTGGAAGGCAAGCACGACCACCTTCCGGAAGCCGCTTTCCTGTTCGTAGGTACGATTGAAGAGGCAGTTGAAAAAGCAAAAACATTGTAA
- a CDS encoding F0F1 ATP synthase subunit epsilon, which yields MSTILLEIVTPDRLVYSEQVNSVTVRGVEGELGILPGHISFVTPLQIAPVFVKIGNERTPFAVQGGFVEVRKDKIVILAESAERAGEIDLERAEAAKERAETRLHAKGRQDEVDHRRAELALQRAMNRIKVTRN from the coding sequence GTGAGCACCATTTTGTTGGAAATCGTAACGCCGGACCGCTTGGTTTACTCGGAGCAGGTGAACAGTGTTACGGTGCGTGGGGTCGAGGGAGAGCTGGGCATTTTGCCTGGTCATATTTCCTTCGTTACGCCGCTTCAAATAGCGCCAGTCTTTGTGAAGATCGGCAACGAGAGAACCCCGTTTGCGGTACAGGGCGGTTTCGTCGAAGTCCGCAAAGATAAGATTGTCATCCTGGCGGAAAGCGCAGAGAGAGCGGGAGAAATCGATCTGGAGCGTGCGGAAGCCGCGAAGGAAAGAGCAGAGACTCGCCTGCATGCGAAGGGAAGACAAGATGAAGTTGACCATCGTCGCGCGGAATTGGCTCTGCAAAGAGCGATGAACCGGATTAAAGTGACGCGGAACTAA
- a CDS encoding DUF1146 family protein, with translation MNQDVSNSIGAVGVSGLISIVVSLVCIALAWWALQQVKLDLVVRHPKGPQGKLLHLLLAVVLGRFVAEFLIDYITWSQMIRYMF, from the coding sequence ATGAATCAGGATGTATCCAATTCAATCGGTGCCGTCGGTGTTAGCGGATTGATATCGATTGTTGTTTCACTGGTCTGTATCGCACTGGCTTGGTGGGCATTACAACAAGTAAAGCTGGATTTGGTTGTCCGTCATCCGAAAGGGCCGCAGGGAAAGCTGCTGCATTTGCTGCTGGCGGTGGTGCTTGGACGATTCGTTGCTGAATTCCTAATTGACTATATTACATGGAGTCAAATGATCCGATATATGTTTTAA
- the murA gene encoding UDP-N-acetylglucosamine 1-carboxyvinyltransferase produces the protein MSKFIVRGGKRLTGSVKVSGAKNSVLPIIAASLLGEVGESVIIDAPPLDDVITISKVLESLGAGITYQDEVIRVNAEHITTCEAPYEWVRKMRASFLVMGPLLARCGRTRISLPGGCAIGTRPIDQHLKGFEALGAEISLGQGYIEAKSNGRLRGAKVYLDVASVGATENIMMAATLAEGTTVIENAAKEPEIVDLANYLNAMGAKVRGAGTGVIRIEGVEKMHGVKHNVIPDRIEAGTFMAAAAITGGDVYVEGAIADHLGPVISKMEEMGITVEPDENGIRVIADKPLKSVDVKTLPYPGFPTDMQSQMMALLLVSEGTSVVTETVFENRFMHVDEFQLMNAEIKVEGRSAIVTGGAKLKGAKVTATDLRAGAALILAGLVSEGTTEVGGVQHIDRGYVHLAEKLSGLGADIWRISTEEPSTEKVSKKAATEAEDAKHFKVQPTWV, from the coding sequence ATGAGCAAATTTATCGTCCGCGGTGGCAAAAGACTGACCGGAAGCGTCAAAGTCAGCGGAGCAAAAAATTCAGTTCTTCCGATCATCGCTGCCTCTCTACTAGGGGAAGTTGGGGAAAGTGTTATTATTGACGCGCCTCCTCTTGACGATGTAATTACAATCAGCAAAGTATTGGAGTCGCTTGGTGCGGGCATTACATATCAGGATGAAGTGATACGTGTGAATGCAGAGCACATAACGACATGTGAAGCGCCTTATGAATGGGTGCGGAAGATGCGGGCGTCTTTTCTGGTCATGGGACCTTTATTGGCACGTTGTGGACGAACCCGGATTTCGCTTCCCGGGGGATGTGCTATCGGCACAAGACCCATCGATCAGCATCTAAAAGGATTTGAAGCTCTCGGGGCGGAAATCAGCCTCGGACAAGGATATATTGAAGCTAAGAGCAATGGCAGATTGCGCGGGGCAAAGGTCTATTTGGACGTTGCGAGCGTAGGTGCTACTGAAAATATTATGATGGCTGCCACATTGGCTGAAGGGACAACGGTTATCGAAAATGCGGCGAAAGAGCCGGAAATTGTCGATTTAGCGAATTACCTGAATGCGATGGGAGCCAAAGTTCGCGGTGCGGGCACGGGCGTGATCCGCATCGAAGGCGTTGAGAAGATGCATGGCGTGAAGCATAACGTGATTCCTGACCGGATCGAAGCAGGCACCTTTATGGCTGCCGCTGCGATTACCGGCGGGGACGTATACGTGGAAGGAGCCATTGCCGATCATCTCGGCCCTGTCATCTCCAAGATGGAGGAGATGGGGATCACCGTCGAGCCGGACGAGAACGGGATTCGCGTCATCGCTGACAAGCCGTTAAAGTCGGTGGATGTGAAAACCTTGCCTTACCCTGGATTCCCAACCGACATGCAATCGCAGATGATGGCGCTCTTGCTGGTGTCGGAAGGTACAAGTGTCGTAACCGAAACCGTATTTGAGAACCGCTTTATGCACGTGGACGAATTCCAATTGATGAATGCGGAGATCAAGGTGGAGGGACGTTCCGCCATCGTGACCGGCGGCGCGAAGCTGAAAGGAGCCAAAGTAACGGCAACGGATCTGCGTGCAGGGGCCGCCTTGATTTTAGCCGGTCTTGTCTCTGAGGGGACTACCGAAGTTGGCGGCGTTCAGCATATTGATCGCGGTTATGTTCATTTGGCGGAGAAGCTGTCCGGACTTGGCGCGGATATCTGGCGTATTTCGACGGAGGAACCGAGCACGGAGAAGGTTTCGAAGAAAGCGGCAACTGAAGCAGAGGACGCCAAACATTTTAAAGTGCAGCCAACCTGGGTATAA
- the spoIID gene encoding stage II sporulation protein D, whose translation MKDSKVRVNVSTAGNKRAVDSKDVRKEGSAESYQVPSEGSAAPVLKWKFPEGLEKKGGLTEEQSRRSIPDTEDMEEGPRGHRGPRSRPDAFGESGHGPRAAQTPPPERPAGAPAYGAGPDPGGPAAMPQGPHSAAEPQRFAQAAPGRVPRGGRTFRVRPARWGRRGFAARRPAAGKRRVRVHPAVWAVAGLLALALALPLLVVAPGNNAPEPLPPGPAPLPSAEPQAAEEPTVSVYVTKTDTVEELPLEQYLVGVLAAEMPAEFQLEALKAQAIAARTYIVQRLASGDRSGVPDGKALVTDTVSHQAYIAQDELTKEWRRLGKEAELAKLRQAVKETAGVVMTYEGKPITASFFSTSNGYTENSEDYWKNEIPYLRSVESPWDKKISPKYKTTVTMPRSEFIGKLGLADGAVPVSAGGEGGSSFLKVLSYTQGHRIESVRVGGKKFTGREVREKLGLRSSQFTLHMKDGEIEITTYGNGHGVGMSQYGAEGMAREGYEAKAILEHYYTNISFDKTSNLLSLVAP comes from the coding sequence ATGAAAGATTCGAAGGTTCGTGTGAATGTGAGCACCGCAGGGAACAAACGAGCGGTCGATTCAAAAGACGTTCGGAAAGAAGGAAGTGCTGAGTCGTATCAGGTGCCGTCCGAAGGATCGGCGGCTCCCGTGTTGAAGTGGAAATTTCCTGAGGGGCTTGAGAAGAAAGGCGGGCTGACAGAAGAACAAAGCCGTCGTTCGATACCGGATACAGAGGATATGGAGGAAGGGCCGCGCGGGCACCGCGGCCCGAGGAGCAGGCCGGACGCCTTCGGCGAGTCCGGCCATGGCCCGCGGGCGGCACAGACGCCGCCGCCCGAACGCCCTGCCGGCGCGCCTGCGTATGGCGCCGGGCCAGACCCCGGCGGGCCGGCGGCCATGCCGCAGGGCCCGCACTCCGCGGCCGAGCCGCAGCGCTTCGCGCAAGCGGCGCCGGGCCGCGTGCCGCGCGGCGGCCGCACGTTCCGTGTGCGGCCTGCGCGCTGGGGGCGCCGCGGCTTTGCCGCGCGGCGCCCGGCCGCCGGGAAGCGGCGGGTGCGGGTGCACCCCGCCGTCTGGGCGGTGGCCGGGCTGCTGGCCTTGGCGCTGGCGCTGCCTCTGCTGGTGGTTGCCCCCGGCAACAACGCACCAGAGCCGCTGCCGCCCGGGCCGGCCCCGCTGCCTTCCGCCGAGCCGCAGGCGGCGGAAGAGCCCACGGTATCCGTCTATGTAACCAAGACGGATACCGTGGAGGAGCTGCCGCTGGAACAATACCTCGTCGGCGTCCTGGCCGCCGAGATGCCGGCGGAGTTCCAGCTGGAGGCGCTCAAGGCCCAGGCCATCGCGGCACGAACCTATATCGTGCAGCGGCTGGCGTCCGGCGACCGCAGCGGCGTGCCGGACGGCAAGGCCCTGGTGACCGACACGGTCAGTCACCAGGCTTATATTGCCCAAGACGAGCTGACGAAGGAATGGCGTCGGCTGGGGAAGGAAGCCGAGCTGGCGAAGCTGCGGCAGGCCGTTAAGGAAACGGCGGGTGTGGTGATGACGTATGAAGGTAAGCCGATTACGGCTTCTTTTTTCTCCACCAGCAACGGGTATACCGAAAATTCAGAGGATTATTGGAAGAACGAGATTCCCTACCTGCGCAGCGTGGAGAGTCCATGGGATAAAAAGATTTCGCCCAAATACAAGACAACGGTCACGATGCCAAGGTCGGAGTTTATCGGGAAGCTTGGACTGGCGGATGGAGCCGTACCGGTATCGGCAGGCGGGGAAGGGGGTTCTTCTTTTTTGAAAGTGCTCTCGTATACGCAAGGCCATCGCATTGAGAGCGTACGGGTCGGCGGCAAAAAGTTCACCGGTCGCGAGGTGAGAGAGAAGCTGGGGCTCCGGTCCAGCCAATTCACCCTTCATATGAAAGACGGAGAGATTGAGATTACGACCTACGGCAACGGCCACGGAGTCGGCATGAGCCAGTACGGAGCAGAGGGCATGGCCCGCGAGGGATATGAAGCGAAAGCGATCCTGGAGCACTATTATACGAATATTTCTTTTGACAAAACTTCAAATCTTCTCTCTTTAGTTGCCCCTTGA
- a CDS encoding M23 family metallopeptidase, with protein sequence MNEQNKNSKPHEETPKTVQGDSAVTSSSWKKALSKRWVFPAAYLAAAAIILTLVWVYQDASQKTLNPQEEATTVSESVQGSEKPAATEGNDGEAVEVTANAQAMIWPVADDVAVSIVKPYFDETNPETHQEAMVQYNDTFTPNLGIDLAAADDTMFEVRAALTGKVTRVENHPVNGNVVEITSGDTKTVYQSLNEVKVKEGAEVKQGDSIATAGRSELEKDLGNHVHFEVYEGGKLVNPVSVLPQK encoded by the coding sequence ATGAATGAACAGAACAAAAATAGTAAACCCCACGAAGAAACTCCTAAAACTGTGCAAGGAGATTCGGCGGTAACGTCATCTTCGTGGAAGAAAGCATTATCCAAACGGTGGGTGTTCCCGGCAGCATACTTAGCAGCAGCGGCAATTATACTAACCCTCGTGTGGGTCTACCAGGACGCCAGCCAAAAGACGCTGAACCCACAAGAGGAAGCAACAACCGTATCGGAATCGGTTCAAGGCTCGGAGAAGCCTGCTGCAACCGAAGGCAATGACGGAGAGGCTGTAGAAGTGACGGCTAATGCGCAAGCGATGATCTGGCCGGTAGCGGACGACGTGGCGGTGAGCATCGTCAAACCTTACTTTGACGAGACGAATCCGGAGACCCATCAAGAGGCAATGGTGCAATATAACGACACCTTCACGCCGAATCTGGGAATCGACTTGGCTGCCGCCGATGACACGATGTTCGAAGTTAGAGCCGCGCTTACGGGTAAAGTGACCCGGGTCGAGAATCATCCGGTCAATGGCAACGTCGTGGAGATTACCTCCGGCGATACGAAAACCGTGTACCAAAGCTTGAACGAAGTGAAAGTGAAGGAAGGCGCTGAAGTGAAGCAGGGCGATTCCATCGCGACGGCCGGACGCAGCGAGCTTGAGAAGGATCTCGGCAACCACGTGCACTTTGAAGTGTATGAGGGCGGGAAACTGGTCAACCCTGTGAGCGTGCTTCCGCAAAAATAA
- the spoIIID gene encoding sporulation transcriptional regulator SpoIIID, which yields MHDYIKERTIKIGRCIVETRHTVRTIAKEFGVSKSTVHKDLTERLPEINPDLADQVKHILEYHKSIRHLRGGEATKIKYKKTGSNREPVATAKS from the coding sequence GTGCACGATTACATCAAAGAGCGGACCATTAAGATCGGACGCTGTATCGTGGAAACGAGGCATACGGTTCGAACTATAGCCAAAGAATTTGGCGTGTCGAAGAGCACGGTGCATAAGGACTTAACCGAACGTCTGCCGGAGATCAACCCGGACCTGGCGGATCAGGTAAAGCACATTCTCGAATACCACAAATCCATCCGCCATCTGAGAGGCGGAGAAGCTACCAAGATCAAGTACAAAAAAACCGGCAGCAACCGTGAACCGGTGGCCACGGCAAAATCCTGA
- a CDS encoding rod shape-determining protein, with protein sequence MLSKDIGIDLGTANVLIHVKGKGVVLDEPSVVTIETDTKRVLAVGEEARRMVGRTPGNITAIRPLRDGVIADFEITEAMLKYFIDRVGARSWHSRPRILICAPTNITSVEQKAIREAAERSGARDVFLEEEPKAAAIGAGMDIFQPSGNMVVDIGGGTTDVAVLSMGDVVTASSIKMAGDKFDEAITKYVKHKYKLLIGERTAEDLKMAIGTVRPGGRQAEMDIRGRDMVSGLPFTVTVSSEEVQEALWDPVSSIVLAAKSVLERTPPELSADIIDRGVILTGGGALLHGLDELLTDELRVPVLVAEDPMHCVVKGTGIMLDNLDKVVKKKF encoded by the coding sequence ATGTTGAGCAAGGATATTGGAATCGATCTCGGAACGGCGAACGTGCTCATTCACGTAAAGGGGAAGGGGGTAGTGTTAGACGAACCTTCCGTTGTCACTATTGAGACCGACACCAAACGAGTCCTTGCCGTCGGTGAGGAAGCACGGCGCATGGTCGGGCGTACTCCCGGCAACATTACGGCGATCCGCCCGCTGAGGGACGGGGTCATCGCCGACTTCGAAATTACGGAAGCGATGCTGAAGTACTTTATTGATCGCGTGGGCGCGCGCAGTTGGCACAGCCGGCCCCGAATCCTGATCTGTGCACCGACGAACATTACTTCGGTGGAGCAGAAAGCGATCCGGGAAGCGGCTGAGCGCAGCGGCGCAAGGGATGTGTTCCTGGAAGAAGAACCGAAGGCGGCGGCAATCGGCGCAGGAATGGATATTTTCCAACCGAGCGGTAACATGGTTGTGGACATCGGGGGCGGCACCACGGATGTGGCCGTCCTGTCCATGGGCGATGTGGTCACCGCTTCTTCGATTAAAATGGCAGGGGACAAGTTCGACGAGGCGATCACGAAGTACGTGAAGCATAAATATAAATTGCTGATCGGGGAACGGACGGCAGAAGATTTGAAGATGGCGATCGGAACGGTTCGCCCGGGCGGCAGGCAAGCTGAGATGGACATTCGCGGACGCGATATGGTATCGGGATTGCCGTTTACCGTAACGGTGTCGTCAGAGGAAGTGCAGGAAGCTCTGTGGGATCCCGTGTCATCGATCGTGCTCGCGGCCAAATCCGTATTGGAGCGTACTCCGCCTGAGCTGTCGGCGGACATCATCGATCGCGGCGTTATTCTAACGGGCGGCGGCGCGCTGCTTCATGGATTGGACGAGCTGTTGACGGACGAGCTTCGGGTGCCGGTGCTTGTCGCTGAAGATCCGATGCACTGTGTGGTTAAGGGAACGGGAATTATGCTGGATAATTTGGACAAGGTCGTTAAGAAAAAGTTCTAA
- a CDS encoding flagellar hook-basal body protein yields the protein MLRGLYTAASGMMTQEQRHNTVTQNIANVNTTGYKATNSVQRSFPEVLVSMIGGNESSNAGRKLGKFNTGVYAEESISLYTEGALRETNKTTDFALVSSFTVQNPATGQAYPFDASGRYVDENGEVIYRPEGFFTVQNENGDVRYTRNGSFRVSPEGNLLSESGYQVLDNNNRPIVLTGPASDFTVNEQGEIMDAAGRGTGIILGVSIVSQPHGLIREGHGVFRMADPDGEVRFMTPADNGVVRQGFIEGSNVDPTQSMVELTAALRAYETNQKIVQYYDRTLEKAVNEIGRV from the coding sequence TTGTTAAGAGGTCTATATACAGCCGCTTCAGGGATGATGACCCAGGAGCAGCGACATAATACGGTGACGCAGAACATCGCCAACGTTAACACGACAGGTTATAAGGCAACGAACAGCGTACAGCGCTCGTTCCCTGAAGTGCTGGTCTCGATGATCGGCGGCAACGAGTCGTCGAATGCGGGACGGAAGCTGGGTAAGTTCAACACGGGCGTATACGCCGAGGAGAGCATTTCGCTCTATACCGAAGGCGCGCTCCGGGAAACGAACAAGACAACGGACTTTGCGCTGGTATCCTCATTTACGGTACAGAATCCGGCAACGGGCCAGGCTTATCCGTTTGATGCTTCGGGCAGATACGTGGATGAGAACGGCGAGGTGATTTACCGGCCGGAAGGATTTTTCACGGTTCAGAACGAGAACGGAGATGTCCGGTACACCCGCAACGGCAGCTTCCGGGTCAGCCCCGAAGGCAACCTGTTGAGCGAGAGCGGCTATCAGGTTCTGGATAACAATAACAGACCGATTGTATTGACAGGTCCGGCGAGTGACTTTACAGTGAATGAGCAAGGAGAAATCATGGACGCCGCTGGCAGAGGGACGGGCATCATTCTCGGCGTCAGCATCGTGAGCCAGCCTCATGGACTGATTCGAGAAGGGCATGGCGTGTTCCGCATGGCTGATCCGGACGGTGAAGTGCGTTTTATGACGCCGGCCGATAACGGAGTGGTCCGACAGGGATTCATCGAAGGGTCCAACGTGGATCCAACGCAGTCGATGGTGGAATTGACCGCTGCGCTGCGCGCGTATGAAACGAATCAGAAAATCGTTCAATATTACGACAGAACGCTGGAGAAGGCGGTCAATGAGATTGGCCGCGTCTAA